The following proteins are co-located in the Sphingobacteriaceae bacterium genome:
- a CDS encoding class I SAM-dependent methyltransferase, which produces MIQKKQSEWHEQWKMLQDDELFLFKDWIYPLTLEDFKEKDSLECGCGGGQHTAYVAPFAKTHTAVDLNTTDLAQERNKDKSNIIYVEVDIAKMNLDKKYDIVFSIGVVHHTDSPDLTFENMKKHTKSGGKTVVWVYSKEGNWMVDKIVEPIRKKFLVNMSRKSLLLLSKIITACMYLPIYTIYLLPLSFLPFYEYFQNFRKLSFYRNTLNVFDKLNAPQVDFISKERISKWFNDNDFTDIHISAYKGVSWRGSGTKK; this is translated from the coding sequence ATGATTCAAAAAAAACAAAGTGAATGGCATGAGCAGTGGAAAATGCTGCAAGATGACGAATTATTCTTATTCAAAGACTGGATTTATCCTTTAACGCTGGAGGATTTTAAAGAAAAAGATTCGCTTGAGTGCGGATGCGGCGGGGGTCAACACACTGCCTATGTTGCTCCATTCGCAAAAACGCATACTGCTGTTGATTTAAATACGACCGACCTAGCCCAAGAGAGAAATAAAGATAAAAGCAATATTATTTATGTGGAAGTTGATATAGCTAAAATGAATCTTGATAAAAAATATGACATTGTTTTTTCAATAGGTGTTGTTCATCATACCGATAGCCCTGATCTCACGTTTGAAAATATGAAGAAACACACAAAAAGCGGTGGTAAAACAGTGGTTTGGGTATATTCAAAAGAAGGAAATTGGATGGTAGATAAAATTGTTGAACCTATTCGTAAGAAATTCCTGGTAAATATGTCAAGAAAAAGCCTACTGCTACTTTCAAAAATAATTACCGCATGTATGTACTTACCTATTTATACCATTTATTTGCTTCCTCTTTCGTTTCTGCCATTTTATGAATATTTTCAAAATTTTAGAAAATTGAGTTTTTACAGAAATACCTTAAATGTATTTGATAAATTAAATGCACCTCAAGTAGATTTTATCAGTAAAGAAAGAATCTCCAAATGGTTCAACGACAATGATTTTACGGATATTCATATTAGCGCTTATAAAGGAGTTAGCTGGAGAGGAAGCGGAACAAAAAAATAA